TCCCTTGAGTGACACCTTGCACCTCTCCAATGAGCAGGAGAGGGGTGACTGGCCTGGGGATGGCCCCAAACCGCCTGAACCTCACCCTCACCGAAAGCTGCATGGGCGCAATAAACATCCCTCTGGCTCCAATGTGAGCTTCAGCAAGGACATTGAGGGTGGGGAAGAGGAGCCATTTAAggtgaggggagaaaaaaaggataggATGCTTCTATCCTTTCCCTTGCCCCTTTGGCAATCCAGACAAATGGCAGGGATTCTGAAGTCCCTGCAGAAAAGATCTCTATGGAATTTGTTTCTAAATCCTGAAGATTCCTCTGATTCCTAAGCTGACATTCTTTTGTAACATAagctaatttcctcttctttggtccTGTTCCCTGCCATCTTTCTTACAGTTCTCCAGAGAGAGGAAGCTATGGGTCCtcttaaagcattttttccaaGTGAAATAATACCTTTTAAGCTTTCCTTATCTCACCGTCTCCTTCCTTAGATCATTTTACACCTttcttctttggttttctttctaatgGTTTTTTTATGTTCTCCTTGAGATTCAGAGGGCTGGAAGAGGCAAAGAGGGAAACATGGAGGGGATGATTGAGGAAGATCCTTCAGGCTGCCTCTTGAATAGGGAGGCCTTGAGATTGGCTGACTGTCTCGTAGAGTCCTGAGCATCTCCTTCCCACAAGCTGGGGACAAGGGTGAGCTTGGAACAGTCTCACCTTTGTCTTTGCCAGCCTGATGGGTATAtttcccatctctccctctccctgcctcCTCTGCTGCCTCGACTGCTTGCTTCAGGCTGTGAGCGAAGGGGACGCCTGTGAGGCAGAAGACTTTGTATGTGACTACCACCTGGAGATGCTGAGCCTAAGCCAGGACCAGCAGAATCCTTCCTGCATCCAGTTCGATGACTCCAATTGGCAGCTGCATCTCACCTCCCTCAAGCCTCTGGGCCTCAATGTCCTGCTGAACCTGTGCAATGCCAGTGTCACTGACCGCCTCTGCCGCTTCTCTGACCACCTCTGTAACATTGCCCTCCAGGAGAGCCACAGTGCCGTGCTGCCTGTCCACGTGCCCTGGGGGCTCTGTGAGCTAGCCCGACTCATTGGTATGGCCATTGGGGTGGGAGAGCCCAAATAACGAGGGGAACAGGGAGCTAGCAGAGACAGCATGGCTGTGCTGCCTGTCTCTAATATTTGTATGCTGTGTGAGTCTCGTTTGCATGGAAAAGGGAACAGAAACTGACCACTACTTCTGTACCTTTCCATTTAAGTTGCCCCTGCTGAATGATTATGGTGGTGTGTCCAATGTAGAGAGATGACAGGAAGATAGATGTAGTCAGCCCAGATAAACTCTGGGGAGAGAAGTGAGGTCTCTTTCTGGAGACCCTGAGCCGCTTCTTCCCACTCTCAACCTACCACAGGCTTCACTCCTGGTGCCAAAGAGCTCTTCAAACAGGAAAACCACTTGGCCCTCTATCGCCTTCCCAGCGCAGAGATGGTGAAGGAGACAGCCTTGGGAAAACTGTCCCGCGTTACCAAGCGGCGTCCCCCACTCAGTCACATGATCAGCCTCTTCATCAAGGACACGACCACCAGTAAGCCTTTCTATCCCATTATGTCCCCAAAACAAGTCACCcttgaggggggaagggagatgaTAGCCCTCCCTGACAGCTAGCCGCCCCTCTTACTGTCTTACCTGTCTTACTGCTCCTGCTCACCCAAGCAACCTCTGGAGACTCTTTCTTCGTTCTGGGGAGCTCATTGGAAATCTAGAGAACCCTCTGTAGTTTCCTCCAAAGAAATGGTCCCAGCCAATCATTTTCATTAAGACAGTGCTGTTGTTTCAAGGGAGTTTTCCTGGAGGATCTGAAAGGACCACTGAGGGGCGAGAGAGGATTGGGAGAGTTATTTGTCATAGTGTTCAAGGTTGAGCCTGTAATGGGAATGAGCTTTCTAACCCTTGCCTAGCTGGAGGCTTTCAGACACTGgtcttcctgtttttcttccaCTCTTGAATGTGAGGCCTGGGGTAAGTAACTAGTAGTTGCAGCCTGGGGTAGAATTACTTTGGATGCAGGCCGATTACCAGGAGCCTTTGGAATTGCTTTTGAATGACGGAGCTGCCTGGTCCCTGCTTTCCCCTCTGGCTCCTTGGCCCACCTTTATAAGGACGACCTCTGGCAGAAGTCTCAGAATGCTGGCCCATGATGTCAGAAGGAGTTGTGGGGGATCTAAACTTCGGAGTTTGGAGCTCACCTTAAAGTCTTGGCCCCTTCTGTCCCAGGCACTGAGCAGATGCTGTCCCATGGCACCGCCGATGTGGTCCTGGAAGCCTGCACAGACTTCTGGGATGGTGCAGACATCTACCCACTCTCTGGCTCAGACAGGTAGGGACCCCTGTCAGAGGCTCCTGTGGGATTAGGAGCAGCCACCCCTGGCCCTGACAGCTGGGCTcattgtcttctcttctctttccctgacAGAAAGAAAGTGCTAGATTTCTACCAGCGCGCCTGCCTCTCAGGCTACTGCTCTGCCTTTGCCTACAAGCCCATGCACTGTGCCCTGTCCTCTCAGCTTAATGGCAAGTGTATCGAGCTTATGCAGGTGCCTGGCCACGGGGCTATCTGCACCTCCTGCGAGCTTCCTGGTACCATACCCATCAAGCAAAACACTCGCCGCAACAGCTGGAGCTCTGACGGTACCGGGGCAGCCTCGGGGCCTTCTCTGTCTCCCCTGGGGTAGCTTGAGCTAGTCATTGACATTGGCCTGGCCTTCTGGGTCCAGAGAGAAGCCTTCCAGGTTGAGGGAGGCTCAGAGAGGATCCTAGCACTTATCTACCTTCATTCTGTCAGTGTGCCATAATGGACTTGGAGTCTGGTAGTCTTGGTTTCAAAACCTGTCTCTGCCATATGTGAGTGGTGAGACTTTTCACCTGTCTGGCACACGTATCCCAAACTCTAAGATCCAAGGGTTGGACTGATTTCTTGGTTTCCTGTTGGCTCTTGATATATGAGGGCCAGCTTTCTTTCCCTTGCCTGACCAGAACTTCTCAAAGGATTGAAACTCCTTTCCTCCTTGATCTTCTCATGGAATCTCTTGTACCCAGGAATTTGGGGATTCAATAATTTTGATGTATAGGGTTGTCTGGGGGAAAGGATTTAGTTAGGTAGACACCTGCATCCATATGACTTTCTCCCACAACCTGACTGATAGGTgtcttttattgtcttttttcttcttatgtgtatgtctgtgtgtctgtttgattgactgatttttaTCTGTGTGCTATGCTATGTACACGATGCACTGAATATCTGTATCTGGGTGGCAATGCCATGTGTGGTTTCCCATCTGGGTTTGTGATATGTGGCTGTATCTTGGCTGGGCTGCACATGTTGGTTGCACTGTCTGAAGAAGGAATTGGTGAAGTGATGGAGAAGGAGGATTGCATGCAAGCTCTGAGTGGCCAGATCTTCATGGGAATGGTGTCATCCCAGTACCAGGCCCGGCTGGACATTGTGCGCCTCATTGACGGGCTGGTCAATGCCTGCATCCGCTTTGTTTACTTTTCTCTGGAGGATGAGCTCAAGAGCAAGGTGGGACGAGCCTTTCCTCTCCTTCAGCAATCTGAGAGctgtcttcttcctttcctttgtttaTCTATTCATTTCTATTGGTTCTTCCTCAGGTGTTTGCAGAAAAGATGGGCCTTGAGACGGGATGGAATTGCCACATTTCCCTCACACCAAATGGTGATGTTCCAGGCTCTGAGATTCCACCTTCTAGCCCCAGTCATGCAGGTTCCTTGCATGATGACCTGAATCAGGGTGAGGACATAGCCTTTTGGCTTATGGGAGGAGAGTGATTAGAAAGGAAGGGACAGAAGGGGAGCAGGGAGTCAAAGGTCTTTTCTCCATGGAGTGAATGTTGCTGGATATAGCTCCTATAATCACCTATTGAAAAAGCTTTCCCCCTGTTAAAGTAGCTACGATTTTTATCCTGTGACAAAAAGCAGTCCTCACAGAAGAGAAGTGGAGATTTCCAGATACAAAGTCCTGAGCCTCTTGCAGGAAACACTAGTCATTGACACTGTGAGAaaggaaagggtacaagaaaacTTAACTTAACCAAACCACTGTTCTTGCAGTGTCCCGAGATGATGCCGAAGGGCTCTTGCTTATGGAGGAAGAAGGTCACTCTGACCTCATCAGTTTCCAACCTACTGACAGTGACATCCCTAGTTTCTTAGAAGACTGCAACCGGGTATGGTGGCTAGGCTGGCTTCTCATGGACTACCCAAAAGTGGGATGGGGGAGACCTGCCTCCCATATCCCACAGTTTCCCTGAATGGTTGATATTTGCATGCTTCCAGTCCCCTGTCATCACACCATTAGTATGGAGGACTCTGAGGTATTGAGATCTTGTTGATCTTGATCTTGTTGAAAACAGAGAGACTGGAGGAATCTCATTCAGTCAGTCAACACCCTAACTTGagttatttatatttctctatcttGCAGGCCAAGCTGCCTCGGGGTATCCATCAAGTACGGCCACACTTACAGAATATCGATAATGTTCCTCTGCTAGTGCCCCTCTTCACTGACTGCACCCCTGAAAGTGAGTCTTGTTGCTAGGGCAACTCAGGCTGTCTCCCTCAGAGGAGGAGTCAGATACTGTGAACTAAGTTCTTCTGGGTTATGTTCTCACTAGAGTTTGGAAAAAACTCCTGCAGGGCTTAGTAAATTCTGGGGGACTTGGTGACTATAGTTTCTACACATTTCATTATGACACCTCTTATTTTTGACTAATGATTAGATAGTAAAAGATGAATGTACAGGTGAAAGTTGGTACATTGGAATTCTTATTGGACATGCCAATTGTCGAACCTGACCTAAATCTGAGGAAAGTATGAATAGACAATTAGAAGACCTTAAGGAAGCTGTTTGACTGAACCTCCTTCTGCATCCCTTGGCTGAACCAGTATTTGGACCTGAGGCTTCCAGTTCAGCATAGAAGCAAGGCTACCAGGCACAGGGAACAGAGGGAAATCAAATCTGCTGCCATCTCCATGCATTGCATCTCAGACACACTGAGCTCATGCAGGTGCCTCTGGCTGTTGGATCATTTTCATATTCCATGGGCTCCTGACCCTAACCTCACTGAGCAAGATACATACACCTGTTGTAACAGCTGGTGTGATGGGGCAGTCTCTTCCCTGCctaatgtttgtttctttctccttccttccctgccaAGGAATGGCTTCCATTGAAGTATATTATAAACTATGGAGGGTCCCCTTTCACCAAAGGGAGCTGACACTCCATTTCCCCAGACAGCTGTTGCTTCCTCAGCATTGTTTCTGATGGAGGATGAGAAAATGCTCCTTCCTTCTCAGCAAACTAGCTCAGGAAAGGAAGCAGACCGtccctcccttcccatcccccaCCCTACCAGACTTCTTCCTTTTGCTTTGAATCTCTTCTGGGTTTGATAAAGGAAGGAGATAACCTCATTGGAATTTTTACTTTAAAGAGCAAAAATCTCAAATTGCAGTGATGTCTTGAAGCTCTTCTTCTGCCTACCTTCTTGGttgtatatatgaaaaaaaaatcaaaaggaaaattttatattagtATTTCAGTTTCATTAAAGGAgttggaagtctttttttttttttttccacttcttgaGAATATTTTCCATAGTATAGGTGTTTCATTGTTCTTTGAGGTGATAGAATTCTCCATATGGACTAGggtctcttctcctcttcccctggACCTTTTggtagtttccttttttaaaaataattgaactatTCAGGATCTCTATTTGGTATTCTGCTAAtttggtattttacttttttgttgatAATTCTCAGTTTTGTTGTcgtctatatatacaaaattatgtgTCTATGCATATATAACACACTGTTCTGTATATAATAGGTTCTgataagttttttatttattgtgaTTTCACCTTGttcattttaaatcttatttagttttcctccctctttattatatatttgactaTTTGAAAGCAATATTAAAAATGTAActcatttaataaaattatctggCCCCTGTAGTTTAAAGATGCCCTATAACTCAAAGCCATCTCATTGAACCCTCTTCTCTCTAAGCTGCTGTCTGTGAGGAGAATATGGATTGTAATCAGCCAGCAGGGGTCTTGCTCACTGgagcttatttcttttttttttttggcaggggtGGGAGGGTGTTAGGGTGGAATTGGAATTGTGTGAGCTGTAAAGTAAGTGTGGTAATATGGGAAGTAGGGGTATAAACCCTAAGTGTGAGCTGAAATGAGTATTGCTGGCTCCAGGGGGACCATGGTTACATACACCTCACTCTTAGATCTTCAGACCCAGGATTAGAAGAGTATGTCTTGTATGAATGTCATAGTATCCACTGCTGTGTTTTGTGAATGAGTATCCTCATTGTTTAACGTCTCCTCCCTTACTGTCTTTTCCTACTCTCTTTTTCTCCAGCCATGTGTGAGATGATTAAGATCATGCAGGAGTATGGAGAGGTGACATGCTGCCTGGGTAGTTCTGCCAACCTGCGCAATAGCTGCCTCTTCTTGCAGAGTGACATCAGGTGTGGATGAGCTAGAGCTTGGGGCCCGGCCACCTCGGAGGAGACTACCACTGGGTTGGGTTGGCGGTGATGGCAGGAAGGGCAGTACTGGAAGGGGCAGGGTTGTTCCCTGCACTCACCTGTGCTCACCTACTTCATGTCCTGTGGCTGTTCTCGCAGTGTGCTAGAAATGAGAGCAAAGGGTCTGGGCCCAGATCTTTTGTAGCATGAAACCTGATGGCTTCTTTCTCCCCAACCACGCAGCATTGCCCTGGATCCCCTCTATCCGTCCCGCTGCTCCTGGGAGACCTTTGGTTATGCCACCAGCACCAGCATGGCCCAGGCCTCAGATGGCCTCTCTCCTCTGCAGCTCTCGGGGCAGCTCAACAGCCTGGCCTGCTCCATGGCTTTTCGGCAGGAGGAGAGCATCAGCATCATCCGGCTCATTGAGCAGGTGAGGAGCTGAGATGGATCACAGAGACCCTGTTCttgttcatctttctttctttcgagTCTAGCAGATGCTTGAGtatgagatttttttatttttgttgaattagAGTGATGGGGACAGTTGTCCTGTTGGCTCTTGGTTCAGGCTTTCCTTCATATGCCCAGGAGAGCCTAGGACTGAGAGGAGGGAAGGGCTGTTCCTTCACCTCTCAGTGGTCCTTCCCACTGATAGATCTTGTCTGATTATCCCTGCAGGCCCGGCATGCTACCTATGGCATCCGCAAGTGCTTCCTCTTCCTGCTGCAATGCCAACTGACTCTGGTGGTTATCCAGGTGAGGCTGGGCAAGGCATCAAGTATTGCCTCTCTGCTCTCCTGAAGAAAAGCAGAGGGCTGAGGAGGACAGTTGTGATTTTGAGTGGCTCGGATAAGGGTGGGAGTCTGCTGAAGTGTTTGCATTTCCTCTGACGTCCTCCCTCACCTGCACTCTGCTGAGTTTCTCTGTTCATGGAAAATAAGCGCAGCTTTGCCAGGTTGTGATGGGGCAGGGACATAGATCCTAAAGGTTTtgcccttttccatttctttaatccTTGCTTCTGGCTTGTTTTCCTCCATCTAGTTCCTTTCCTGCCTGGTCCAAATGCCACCTCTCCTGGGCACCACCGACATCCTGTGGCTGTCCTGTTTCTGCTATCCCCTTCTGAGGTGAGAGGTCATGTGGCATTCTAGAATAGGGAAGCTTGGGGTGCAGGGGTGGCTGCAGGGTCCTTTCAGAATGTCTTTCCCATTTCCTCACCCCATTTTCCTCATGGTTCACGTCCTATTCCCATTTCTCCAATGGGACGTCCTGGAGCCAGTCCAGGTGAAGGTGCATGTGTCTGTCCTCCCAAAGTTTTTGGCCTGGTCTTTGTCATTCTTCAGGATGAGTTGGGGAAGCAGGGCTCCAAGGAGCCAGCCATCCCCTGACCCTGTTGTCTGTTCCGCAGTGTCTCCTTACTAGGGAAGCCACCTCATAGCTCTGTCATGTCTGTAGCTACAGGGAAGAATCTTCTCTCCATTCCCAAGAAGGTAGGCGAGGCCCTCTAGCACTGGATTCCAAACCAATCCCTGGGTTTCTTCACCCCTCGGTGGTAGTGGTGGTGTAGAGCAGACTGGACAAGCTGGGAAGCCTCTGGAGCGAGATCTTTGTGGGAAGGGAAGTTTGGGAGGATCTATCTTCTGGTGAGTTAGGACCTAACTGGCCCCCCCGGATCAGCAAATGCTCTGACATTCTTCATTGCCAGCCCCCAGCTGTTGTAAAAGGCCCTGAGGTTCTTGGAGTTGGCTCAGGGCTGGGCAGGAAAGGGTGGGGCCGGCTGCCTGGTAGTCCTGTCTCCTGTGAATGATGGCCCTCTTCTCCCGCAGACCCAGCACTACTTTCTTCTCTGCTTCTTGCTCAAGTTTAGCCTGACCATCGGCTCGGGCCTCATCTGCTTTGGCTTTGTGCTGCAGAGATTTTGTGAGACTGCACAGGCCCAAAACATGACTAACTGTTCCTCCATCATGCTCCGCAGGTAGGGCCCCCCGCTCCTTTACCTAAGAGCACTCTgccacccccctttttttttttgaactccCCATCACCTGCTTCATTTGCCCTGGTCTGTAGCTGGTCTTTGTTTTGATTTGACAGTAAAGATGATCTGGCTCCAAAATGGTTTAATGACTTTGCCAACGGACTCCTGTTGGCCCAGAAGCTCACGGCCGCCCTGATCGTCCTACACACTGGTGAGTGCCTGGTGGCAGCCGCCTTGGTGGAGCCGCCTGGGAAGTGGTAACCCGGCTTCCGCGCGTGCTGAGGATCTTTTGTCACTCTCCCCAACAGTGTTCATTTCCATCACTCATGTGCACCGCACCAAGCCCTTGTGGAGAAAGAGCCCCTTCTCCAACCTTTGGTGGACCATCACCGTGCCTGTGGTGTGAGTACATCCAGCCCGGGGCTCCCTGAGGGCTCGTTAGGAGTTGGGGCCTGGGTTCTGAATAGTGGTGACGGCTGGAGCTGGGCGTTGGTGCTTCCAGGGGTCACAGCAGACATGGATAACCACCTCTTACTAGTGAAGGGCTGGGGAACTAGTAAGAGGCAGACCTCACGGGCGCTACATCTTTGGTCCTACCTTCTCAGGCTTCTGGGGCAACTCGTGCAGACAGCTGTGGACTTGCAGCTCTGGACAAACAGGGACAGCCCCATTCACTTTGGCCTGGCAGACGTGCCCCTAATAACCTGGCTCCTGGGCTGCCTCTCCCTCATCCTGGTGGTAGTCACCAATGAAATTGTCAAGTTGCATGAAATCCGGTGAGGAACAAGACAGGTCTGGCCCCACTCTGAGATCCCTCTCCGCCACATCTGTCCCTTATACCCATAATGGAAGAACACCCGAGCCCTTTGCTGCTCCCCACTGGAGTCCCcctttctcttgttcttttcttctgtgTCCTAACCTCTATTCATTTTGTGCCACCAGGGTCCGGGTCCGATATCAGAAGAGGCAAAAACTACAGTTTGAAACTAAACTTGGCATGAACTCCCCTTTCTGAGCTGTTGGACATAATCACGTTCCTCTGGCCTAGTCATCCAAACCACCCTGGGGACCTCATACCTGTCCCCTGCACCCTCCACCACTTCTGGGTTTGGGGATTCAGGTTGTTACTCCTAGGGAGACGGTCCTCAGGCCCTGTAAAGTCGCACACGGTAGGAGGAGCAGCCAGGGCTTGTGACCAAGTCTTTCTGCCCTGTTCCTGTTAGACCCTGGCGtcttccatttctccctctaCCACATGCTTTCAGAGGAGTCCTAGAGCCCAGCAGGGGTTCAGCCAGTGTCCtccttttctgactccagactgggGTACATTTAAACAAAAAGGCTGAAAGGGCCCATCACTTGAGCTGTATGGCACAGACCAGCCTTTAGGAGGCTTCTGCCCCACCTAAGCAGTCATCCTGAGCTTCTCCTTAGGTGGCCATATTGAAGATGGGGGATTTTTGTCCTGTCCCCGACTCCACAGAAGACAGTAGCCACAGGGCCCCCCCTTCACCTTGTCTTCCCAGGGCTGGAGCACGGCTCCCCCAGAGAAGCCCGCAgttcctccctgccttcctctctCGGGGAGTGAATATGGAGCGCAGCCCCGGCCGCACCCTGACAGCTGGATGCCACCGCAGGCAGGCTGCCCGGCCCTTCCTCCAATGTCTTTCCTATGTGAGAGTGTTTTTACTGGTGTATATTTTCTATCAGAAATGAGCCTTTTGGAGATGAATGTAAAAACTCCATTTGTATTAAAACTTGTAAATTGCTCCTGTCACTGACTAGtatttggggagggaagggagggtgaGCTCACAGGGGCACCAGGGCATGTGGAG
The Sminthopsis crassicaudata isolate SCR6 chromosome 4, ASM4859323v1, whole genome shotgun sequence genome window above contains:
- the TMEM94 gene encoding transmembrane protein 94 isoform X1, which produces MDLKKHQGDPPLALGLSTGKALSILKEQLEAVLEGHLKEQKKSLTWKEIWKRSFLHHSNRCSCFHWPGASLMLLAVLLLLGCYGSQPAGSQGVELVNATALLLLLLLNLILIGRQERLKRQEVERRLRGIIDQISETLRDGKEVRWPNAMYPDLHMPFAPSWSLHWAYRDGHLVNLPVSLLVEGDVIALRPGQESFASLRGIKDDEHIVLEPGDLFPPFSPPPSPRGEVKKGPQNPQQHRLFRVLKTPVLDNIRWCLDMALARPVTALDNERFTVQSVMLRYAVPVVLASFLITNALRFVFRAPGVTSWQYTLLQLQVNGVLPILPLLFPVLWVLATACGEARVLAQMSKASPSSLLAKFSEDTLSSYTEVVSSQEMLRCIWGHFLRVIQGKSSTLSYSSSLLHSLGSVTVLCCVDKQGILSWPNPSPETVLFFSGKMEPPHSSHEDLTDDLSTRSFCHPEVEEEPHERDALLSGPLSDTLHLSNEQERGDWPGDGPKPPEPHPHRKLHGRNKHPSGSNVSFSKDIEGGEEEPFKAVSEGDACEAEDFVCDYHLEMLSLSQDQQNPSCIQFDDSNWQLHLTSLKPLGLNVLLNLCNASVTDRLCRFSDHLCNIALQESHSAVLPVHVPWGLCELARLIGFTPGAKELFKQENHLALYRLPSAEMVKETALGKLSRVTKRRPPLSHMISLFIKDTTTSTEQMLSHGTADVVLEACTDFWDGADIYPLSGSDRKKVLDFYQRACLSGYCSAFAYKPMHCALSSQLNGKCIELMQVPGHGAICTSCELPGTIPIKQNTRRNSWSSDEGIGEVMEKEDCMQALSGQIFMGMVSSQYQARLDIVRLIDGLVNACIRFVYFSLEDELKSKVFAEKMGLETGWNCHISLTPNGDVPGSEIPPSSPSHAGSLHDDLNQVSRDDAEGLLLMEEEGHSDLISFQPTDSDIPSFLEDCNRAKLPRGIHQVRPHLQNIDNVPLLVPLFTDCTPETMCEMIKIMQEYGEVTCCLGSSANLRNSCLFLQSDISIALDPLYPSRCSWETFGYATSTSMAQASDGLSPLQLSGQLNSLACSMAFRQEESISIIRLIEQARHATYGIRKCFLFLLQCQLTLVVIQFLSCLVQMPPLLGTTDILWLSCFCYPLLSVSLLGKPPHSSVMSVATGKNLLSIPKKTQHYFLLCFLLKFSLTIGSGLICFGFVLQRFCETAQAQNMTNCSSIMLRSKDDLAPKWFNDFANGLLLAQKLTAALIVLHTVFISITHVHRTKPLWRKSPFSNLWWTITVPVVLLGQLVQTAVDLQLWTNRDSPIHFGLADVPLITWLLGCLSLILVVVTNEIVKLHEIRVRVRYQKRQKLQFETKLGMNSPF
- the TMEM94 gene encoding transmembrane protein 94 isoform X5 is translated as MDLKKHQGDPPLALGLSTGKALSILKEQLEAVLEGHLKEQKKSLTWKEIWKRSFLHHSNRCSCFHWPGASLMLLAVLLLLGCYGSQPAGSQGVELVNATALLLLLLLNLILIGRQERLKRQEVERRLRGIIDQISETLRDGKEVRWPNAMYPDLHMPFAPSWSLHWAYRDGHLVNLPVSLLVEGDVIALRPGQESFASLRGIKDDEHIVLEPGDLFPPFSPPPSPRGEVKKGPQNPQQHRLFRVLKTPVLDNIRWCLDMALARPVTALDNERFTVQSVMLRYAVPVVLASFLITNALRFVFRAPGVTSWQYTLLQLQVNGVLPILPLLFPVLWVLATACGEARVLAQMSKASPSSLLAKFSEDTLSSYTEVVSSQEMLRCIWGHFLRVIQGKSSTLSYSSSLLHSLGSVTVLCCVDKQGILSWPNPSPETVLFFSGKMEPPHSSHEDLTDDLSTRSFCHPEVEEEAVSEGDACEAEDFVCDYHLEMLSLSQDQQNPSCIQFDDSNWQLHLTSLKPLGLNVLLNLCNASVTDRLCRFSDHLCNIALQESHSAVLPVHVPWGLCELARLIGFTPGAKELFKQENHLALYRLPSAEMVKETALGKLSRVTKRRPPLSHMISLFIKDTTTSTEQMLSHGTADVVLEACTDFWDGADIYPLSGSDRKKVLDFYQRACLSGYCSAFAYKPMHCALSSQLNGKCIELMQVPGHGAICTSCELPGTIPIKQNTRRNSWSSDEGIGEVMEKEDCMQALSGQIFMGMVSSQYQARLDIVRLIDGLVNACIRFVYFSLEDELKSKVFAEKMGLETGWNCHISLTPNGDVPGSEIPPSSPSHAGSLHDDLNQVSRDDAEGLLLMEEEGHSDLISFQPTDSDIPSFLEDCNRAKLPRGIHQVRPHLQNIDNVPLLVPLFTDCTPETMCEMIKIMQEYGEVTCCLGSSANLRNSCLFLQSDISIALDPLYPSRCSWETFGYATSTSMAQASDGLSPLQLSGQLNSLACSMAFRQEESISIIRLIEQARHATYGIRKCFLFLLQCQLTLVVIQFLSCLVQMPPLLGTTDILWLSCFCYPLLSVSLLGKPPHSSVMSVATGKNLLSIPKKTQHYFLLCFLLKFSLTIGSGLICFGFVLQRFCETAQAQNMTNCSSIMLRSKDDLAPKWFNDFANGLLLAQKLTAALIVLHTVFISITHVHRTKPLWRKSPFSNLWWTITVPVVLLGQLVQTAVDLQLWTNRDSPIHFGLADVPLITWLLGCLSLILVVVTNEIVKLHEIRVRVRYQKRQKLQFETKLGMNSPF
- the TMEM94 gene encoding transmembrane protein 94 isoform X6, which gives rise to MDLKKHQGDPPLALGLSTGKALSILKEQLEAVLEGHLKEQKKSLTWKEIWKRSFLHHSNRCSCFHWPGASLMLLAVLLLLGCYGSQPAGSQGVELVNATALLLLLLLNLILIGRQERLKRQEVERRLRGIIDQISETLRDGKEVRWPNAMYPDLHMPFAPSWSLHWAYRDGHLVNLPVSLLVEGDVIALRPGQESFASLRGIKDDEHIVLEPGDLFPPFSPPPSPRGEVKKGPQNPQQHRLFRVLKTPVLDNIRWCLDMALARPVTALDNERFTVQSVMLRYAVPVVLASFLITNALRFVFRAPGVTSWQYTLLQLQVNGVLPILPLLFPVLWVLATACGEARVLAQMSKASPSSLLAKFSEDTLSSYTEVVSSQEMLRCIWGHFLRVIQGKSSTLSYSSSLLHSLGSVTVLCCVDKQGILSWPNPSPETVLFFSGKMEPPHSSHEDLTDDLSTRSFCHPEAVSEGDACEAEDFVCDYHLEMLSLSQDQQNPSCIQFDDSNWQLHLTSLKPLGLNVLLNLCNASVTDRLCRFSDHLCNIALQESHSAVLPVHVPWGLCELARLIGFTPGAKELFKQENHLALYRLPSAEMVKETALGKLSRVTKRRPPLSHMISLFIKDTTTSTEQMLSHGTADVVLEACTDFWDGADIYPLSGSDRKKVLDFYQRACLSGYCSAFAYKPMHCALSSQLNGKCIELMQVPGHGAICTSCELPGTIPIKQNTRRNSWSSDEGIGEVMEKEDCMQALSGQIFMGMVSSQYQARLDIVRLIDGLVNACIRFVYFSLEDELKSKVFAEKMGLETGWNCHISLTPNGDVPGSEIPPSSPSHAGSLHDDLNQVSRDDAEGLLLMEEEGHSDLISFQPTDSDIPSFLEDCNRAKLPRGIHQVRPHLQNIDNVPLLVPLFTDCTPETMCEMIKIMQEYGEVTCCLGSSANLRNSCLFLQSDISIALDPLYPSRCSWETFGYATSTSMAQASDGLSPLQLSGQLNSLACSMAFRQEESISIIRLIEQARHATYGIRKCFLFLLQCQLTLVVIQFLSCLVQMPPLLGTTDILWLSCFCYPLLSVSLLGKPPHSSVMSVATGKNLLSIPKKTQHYFLLCFLLKFSLTIGSGLICFGFVLQRFCETAQAQNMTNCSSIMLRSKDDLAPKWFNDFANGLLLAQKLTAALIVLHTVFISITHVHRTKPLWRKSPFSNLWWTITVPVVLLGQLVQTAVDLQLWTNRDSPIHFGLADVPLITWLLGCLSLILVVVTNEIVKLHEIRVRVRYQKRQKLQFETKLGMNSPF